DNA from Synechococcus sp. CBW1108:
TTTCTCAGGGGCAGAAGCCGAGAATTTGAGCCACGATCTCCTGCACCTGTTGGAGCTGTTCAGCCGGCACCACCCCCATGGGATGGGGCCTGGCGCCGCGAACCTTCCAGTCGGAGGATTTCAGCTGATGGCACAGCACGTAGCTGTGGGCATCCGGCCGATCCGGAATCGGACCAAGATCCACGGCCATGGAAGAGCCCTGGTTGTAGGGCGCTGATGTCATGGCGCATCCCACCACCAGGCCCACGGCGGAGTTAAACGTAGCGCTCGAGAGCACCAGAAACGGATGATGGTCCCTCAACTCCCTTCCGGCCAGAGGGTTGTGATCGATCCAGATCAGCTCGCCGCGCTCGGGAATCCAGGTGCCACGCAAGCGCCGTGGTGTCATTAAGTCGCTTCAGCGCCGAGCGGCTCCCAGGCCATGGCTTCGACCGGCTCAGGCGGCATCGGTACGTACGCCGCCAAGCGCTGCTCCAGCGACAGCCGGGGCTGGATGGGCCGGATCAGCACCCCGTCCTCCACAACACTCAGCTCGATGTCCTGGTCTTCCTGGAGATGGGCTGCGCGGGCGATAGCCACCGGTAGCCGTACACCCAGGCTGTTACCCCAGCGCCGCAAGGCCTGGCGAGATGGGCCAGCCGCCGGCACTCCTCCTATCGACACTCCTCCTGTCGCCATTCCGGCCGTCCCAGTTCTAATCTCCTGTTTAAGAGTTTGCGGAAAAACTGCCTGAAAGGCCGCGTTTTTCCCTCCAGAGAGCTGATTGTGCTCCGTTCGGGCTGAAATGATGCGTTTCAGCGGTTCAGAACGCCCGATTTCAGGCGTTTTGCCCCGTTGGGGCTTCCTGGAGGCCGCCTCATTGGCACACCTCTGGGCAACCACCTGTTCATGCCGCCGCCATCGCCGGTTTGAGCAGGTTGCCCAGCCGGATCAGGTTGTAGGCGATCACGTGCAGGCCAAACACCGCACTCACCTTGTCGGTGCCGCGCAGTTTGAATTGGCGCAGACCGCCCCACTGTTTGATCCAACCAAACACCTTCTCGATACCGCGGCGGGCATTGATCGACTTGGCGTAGCCCTCGTGGCGCGTGGTGCGGCCATCAATGGCGGAGCCACCAGAGCGGGCGGTGTTCTGAGCGACGTGCGGCGTCACGGCGATGCGACGCATCTCGGCGACAAAGCCCTTGGTGTCGTAGTTCTTGTCGGCACCGATGGTTTTTTGGTGGGCACCGGGGATGTCAGCCGCCATCGCTTTGGCGGCTGACATCCCCGGTACCCACTGCTTGGGTAACGCGGCAATCGACGATCAGGGCATGGCGGTTGTCCATGAGCACGTGGCCTCGGTAGCTGGGTTGGGCCGGGTGGGAATTGGACTTGCGGGCCAGCAAGGCGTCTGGATCGACGCTGGAGCGGTGGGTCTTGTTGCTGAGCTTGATGCCGCGGAAGTCACCCTTGGCCCGCTTCTTACCGGGCTTTGGAGCGCCAAAGCCCTCGCCAGGGCCTGACGACGGTGGCGGTGGGTCCTGCTGACCATCGGTCCGCTCCAGTGAGGCATGGGACGCCCAGGCCTGCAGCAGGGTGCCATCCACTGAGAAGTGTTCGTCGCTGAGTAGCGGCTTGACCTCCGGAGCACCCATCAGCTTCTCCAGGAAGCGCCCCATGACCTGCTCGTTCAGCAACCGCTCCCGATTTTTGGTGAATGTGGTGGGGTGCCAGATCGGATCATCCGGGCTCAGGCCCACAAACCAGCGGTACAGCAGGTTGTAGTGGAGCTGCTCCAGCAACAGCCGCTCCGAGCGAATCCCGTAGAACGCCTGCAGCAACGAGGCCAGCAGCAGCTGTTCTGGCGGCACCGAGGGCCGGCCTTCTGCGGCGTAGAGCGCGCAAAAGGTGGGATTGAGCCGATCGAGGGCCTGATCCGCCAGTTTCCGGATCCGCCGCAGCGGATGACTGGCCGGGATCCGCTCCTCAATCGACACGTAGGAGAACAGGGAGCCGCTGCGCTCCCGGTGACCTCGCATCTGGGCTGGGCGGTTAATCCATTTTCGCGCAGGCTTGGTTTTTCAGCAAACTCTTAAACGTAGTTTGGTCCGGCGCTGTCCGCCAGAGAAGTCACGCCCTTCTCTTTGGGCCGTTGACCAGGATGAACGGGTGGGTCTTGCAACGGTCCTGTGGCAGCTGAACATGCACGAGGGCTACTTGGCAGCGCCGGCTCGCCCGGCGGCGGGCCTGCTACCAGTTGAAGGCAAGCCTGAGCGAGCAACTGCTCCTCTCTGAACCGACGGATCGGCCCGGTTGATCGGGGTGATTGGGCTCGTCATTGCCTCATGGAAGGAAAATCCGAAGGCACCCTCGCGAACCGCACCCCTCAGGCGAACGGCCGGTACTCGAGAAGGAAGGCGATCAAGCCCCGGAGTTGTCGGGTGTGCTCTGGGGTGGGGTCGAGCTGGTGCTGGAGCTGCACAAGAGTGCATCTAACTTGGAGTCGAGCTCGTCGAGCTGCCTCATCTTCTGCTCGTGCGCGATCGAGCGCTGCTCGTCTTCGATCTTCAGCTGCTCGCTCTCTTTCTGCAGCTGCTGCATTTTCTGCTTGTACTCGATCTCCCTCCGATCGAACTCGATCTCTCTCAGCTCGTAGTCGACGACGGGTCGCCAGTTCAACATCGCCAACCAACGCCGGAACCAAGGCAACGAGGAGTAGTACTCCGACTTGCTGATCAAGGGCGACGGTGCCGGCGAAGGGGAGGGATGCATTGCTGTAGGACGAGAAGAGAGTGATCAGCGCCAGCAGGCCGCCGATGACGAGGGTGATCCAGCCCTGGATGTCGAAGACCAAAACCCTACCCAAGCCGAGCCCTCGCCGCTTTCAGCATAGTACGCCAGTACTCGCCAAAGCGAATGCGCGCGGCGATGTTCTCAGGGTGCAGGGGCTGCAATGGTGGAGGGCGTGGCCCAAGTGAAAGGAGGCCAGTGCCAGGTGCCCGATGACTTTGATCAGCTGGCCGCCGCCGAGATCGCCGATTTGTTTGAAGGCGCCTGAGGCCAGCGATGCGCTTGCTGCTCGATACGCCGGTGTTCAGTGTGGCCAGCCTGTGGGAGCTGGTGATCAAGCAGGCGCTGGGGCGGCCCGATTTTCGGGTGGAGCCGGCCGTGCTGCGTCGAGCCCTGCTTGAGGGCGCTCCCCGGTAATCCGGTTGCCGACCTGTTCGAAAACAGGCCAAGGGCATTCATCAAGCTTCCGACGTTTGATAGAGACGCCTTGAGGGGCTTGGCGTTGCGGCGGAATGTGCAGCGCTGGGGCCGTAGATCCACGGCCTGCTTCAGTTAATGTGGATCGAGTGTCTGCTGCTCAGTGTGGCGAACATTATGTCGATCCGTTAGTTGTGTGGTCCCACTGGCGTGACCCCCTTTGCTGCTCCAGTTCTTATCAGAGGTGATGGGGTGATCAGGCTGGCTTCCATTGCTGGAGGGCTTTCGGGGGGGGGCTCCCCTCACCTGAAATTGCTTTGACAAATCTGAGTAAAATTTTAGTTAATCATCATCTTCATCACAATAGACATTTTTATCTTTCCAAAGAGACATGTAGTTATTCAACCCCTTGTTTGCGGTATCGCTTAGCCTGCCTCCTGCGGGAAGTAGTGGCTTCCAGCGGGCGACTATCTGGCCGCTGGGCAAAAGACAGCATGTGTTCTTATGCTGATATGAAGGTGTAGTATGCTTGAAATCGCCCATTACTAAACCCTTGCTTAATCCTGTCTGCGCCAATGCGGCACCCCAAGGAATTGGCCCAGTAGGGCAAAGGGGGGTGAGGCCGTAGTACCTATTGCGAATATTTGACATTACTCTTTCTAATACAAGTTTCAGTGCTGGATGCTTTGGCTTTGCATATATTATGCTGGGTGCGCATGCCCACGAGTTTCCCAAAAACTCCTGCATATCCCTGAACGCTATCAATTCAACTTGACTGTTGACATCAAATGATGGCAGGCACCATTGCATGCCCGCATCAATATACCAGCCGCCAAATCTATAAAGTATACAATATCTCGCCATGTCCGCCTTAAAGGAGTAGGGCCTCAGCTGCCTATATGCAGCCAATACGTCCACTCCAAAGTTATCGCGCAAGAAGAGCGCAATCATGCTGTCGCTGTAACATTTGTATTCGTGCCCAGCGGCTGCGTCTTTGATGGAGTTCATGTAACTCCTTATTGGGCCGACCGGTGGCTCGTTGTTGTCTGATATATATATCTGTGTTATTTGCATTTGCTGAGTGGAGTGTGGATCGTTGCGCTCACAGGAGTCTCCCTAATACGACTTAAGCCACCCCCTTGATCTTGCCGCTTTAATTAACTCGAGAATTTGCGTCTCTAGATCGTCAGATGCAAGAGCTACACTTAGTAGTTCGGCTAGTTGATTTAATACTCCGCTGCACTTTTGTGGCTCCCAAGCTTGGAAATAATGCAGCCTTCTTAAGGTTAGATCCACGTGCATACTTAATGAGACTCGGGGATCTCGAAAGGTCTGAATTGCGCTGTCTTTGAGGGGTGCAATTGTGCTTAAAAATGGAAGTGTGATGGCAGCAGAAAGCTTGCCTTCACGGATGAGTTGTCTGTAAAACATATCATTGATCGGCACCCTGCCGCTTAGTTCAATGCCGCGCATTGCTTCCAAGAGGCGTTTAGCCCCGCGCCTTGTTAAAATAAAAGAAGAGGCGCATGCAAGATACTGCCCTCCGTTCATGAACATAAGGGGACCTCGAAAAATCAAGAATTTCACACCTACAGCCGCTTGCAAAAAAAACGCCTTGCGGCGCCAAACGATCTAATGATTTGCACAACAAAACGACTAAATTGAATCAGGCAGCCTCATGAAAATTATTACTCATTCGAGTGCAAATGCACGATTTGCTCTTAGAAGATATCGCAAGAAGTTAAATGTCAGATTCTTGAGACCCCACCATGCTTTGTTTTTCTCAAGCCCAATCTTTCTAGTCATCTTGCCACCCATAGACATGCTCATGCAGCCAAAAACATGTTCCACACAAGCTCTAATTGCTGATTTAATACGGTTACGCTCTTTGGCTGCGTCGCTTAGCGGGTGATTGCGGCTGCCTTTTTCGTGAATGCAACTTTCAAAACCGCCAAGATCCAGTAGGTCTTCAAAGCGCTCGCCTGCAAAGGCAGAATCTGCCCAAACATAATCATCTGTGTTCTCAGGATCGAGGAGCATCGGCAGCATCTGACTGTCATGGATATTGGCCGGTGTCACGGCATAGCGTCTGATAAATCCATGTTCAACGTCGATACAGATACTGTTCTTGTAGCCATAGTGATTGATGCCGTTCTTTTTAACCCATCGCGCATCTAAGTCCTTTTGCTGCAATAGATTTGAGATTTCGTCCCATCCTTCAGGCATGCGATTCTCTTTAATCTCCTTGTTGTCTTCTCTGCTATTCCGCTGCCGTGGCACTGGAACCAACGTTGCATCAATTATCTGCCCGCCACGGGCTTCGAGGCCTTGGGACCGGAGATAGGCCTCAAACTTTTCAAACAGCTCTTCGATTACCCCAGCCTTACGAAGCCTTTCTCTAAAAAAGGCGATAGTAGTAGCATCGGGAATATCGTTCATTACGCCTAAGCCAACAAACTCTTCAAAAGAACGGCGATCATTTACCTGGAACTCAGTGTCATCATCGCTCAAATTGAAAAGCGGTTGGAGCACCAGCATTTTGAAGAGGATCAGAGGATCAATTCTCCGCCGACCAGCATTGCTTTTCCGCTCTTGCGCATAACCTCTTTCGAGCAGTGGGCGAAATGATTCCCAAGGAATCGACTGGGAAAGTCGCTCAAGAACAGGTTTTTTAGTTTTGAGCTTTTCAACCCTCTGCTGCTCGTCCCAGAAGCCTCTCTGGCCCATACCAGGCATGCAATTAACTATCCAAATTATAAGCTATTGTCGCCTCAACGCAAGGGCTGGTCGTATTTTTCGAGGTGCCCATAATTCCTCCATTTGCATGCTGCCTTTGCTTGTCAAGACTGCGGAAGCGTTGATAGAGAGGAACTGTAAGAAATGACTCTGTAAATACAATATCGATCATGCCTTGATGGCTCTTCAGGGGCTCGATTGCCAATGGAAGCGATGGATTGAGAACGGCATCATCCTCAACGAGGTGAAGGAAGTTATTTAAAGATGCCTGATCAGCAAGCCATTCCTCTAGCAGGCTTATTGTCGTGCGCCACAGGCCTAGATAGCCCGCACTTGGTAATCCAACCGCCTTCGCTTCATCCATGGTGGCCTCTTTGGCTGCAAATCGCTGATGGGTCGAGACCCATCCGAGTGTCTCAAGTTGATGTGCCATACATGCCCATCTATGCGTTGCCCGATCGAGATTCATAATCCAACCAGTTATGGTCTGGGGCATTGCCGGCTTGGGGTCAACAACCAGCGGCTTATGCCATCGGACTAGCACCAAGTCTTCAGGTGGCTCTTGGCTAGTTGGGATGAGTGCAAACGGATCCTCTCCCTCCACTTGCAGGCACGGATAACGCTGCAACCAACCCGCCAGCCAGAGGGACTGCCCCTCCCGCTGGGCCCCAAATTCGTTCTGGCCGACGTGCCGGTTGCCGACCGGTTCGGGGTCGGGCCAGGGCACACTCCCCTCGCTGCGGAAACAGCGGTCGTGCACCAGGGCCAGCGGCCTGATGCTGCCCCAGAGCAGATCGCGCAGGAACCACTGGTCCACATTGGCGGTTTCCTTGGCGGGTGGCCTGTAGGCGCTCAGCAGCGCCGTCAGATCCGGCAGCACGCCGGCCACCCCGCCCCACATGCCCGCCAGGATTGGATCGGTGTGGCTCCACCAGTCGCGCATTACATGGAACCAGCGCTCGGAGGCGAGCCACTGCTGCACCGCCGCCACCTCCCGCTGGTTCACCACCGAATCGCAATCGCGCACCAGGAAGCGCCCCACGGCCGGATCGTTGGCCACCAGGAATCGCCAGCAGAGCTTCTGGCGCATGCTCTGGCCCGCGGGCATCAGCCGGAGCTCAGCGCCAAGGCTTTGCAGCAGCTCCCTGAACTCCAAGGGCACCGTGGTGTCCAGGTGGAAGCGGGCCTGCCAACCGGGATAGAGGTCGGGGATCAGCAGGGCATTGCGTAGGGCACCCCGCAGATAGCGGGGGTTGCTGCCCCAGATCGAGAACGCGATCACATCACGCAGCTGCTGGCGCCCGGGCCGCTCAAGGTGCTGCTGGGGGCTGCCGGCCGGCGGCTGCCAGCCTTGCAGGGGCAGGGCTGCCTTGGTTTTCAGGGCCAGGGAGCGCTCGCCGGCTGCACGCGCCTCCGCAAAACGTTCAAGCCGGGCAAGGCTGGCTGCGAGCCCATCCCAAGCATTGACGTTGCCGGGCGAGCGGGCCACCACCTGCTCGAAACAGGGCGCCGCCTCGGCCGCCTTCCCCTGACGGCCGAGCATCACCGCCAGGTTCTCGAGGATCTCCAGATCATCCGGATGCACCTGCAGCAGCCGGCGCAGAAAAAGCTCTGCCCCGGGCAGATCTCCCAGCTGAAAGATCTAATAAACCAGCTGCAGGCCCAGCTGCCGCGGGATTGCCGGCTTGGCGGCGTTGATGGGCAGCAGGAGTCGATCGATTGCCGCCTGCTGCTGCCCCTGCTCCCAGAGTTGCTGGGCCATGCCATCCCACGCGGGCGACGCTGGTGATCCGGCCATCAAGGGCAGCTGGCAGCTGCTGCCATGGTGCCCAATGCCATCGCCGGCTGCCCGTAGATCTGGCCGGGATAGGTTCAAAGCTTCCGCCCTGGCCGGATGGCCCCGCCGCCCGTCGCTTCGCTCCAGCGCCGCCAGGTGCTGTTGATCACGGCGGCGGTGGCCCTGGTGCTATTTGGGTGGCAGCTGGGCAGCTCCGGCCTGGTGGACGAGACCGCTCCCCTGTTTGCCGCCTCGGCCCGGGCCATGGCCGAAACCGGTGACTGGTTGATCCCCCGGGTGAACGGCCTGCCTCGCTTCGATAAGCCGCCGCTGGTGTACTGGGCGATGGGGATGCTCTATGCCCTCCCCGGCCAGGAGCTCTGGAACCCCCTGGGCACTTGGGCGGCGCGGCTGCCCTCGGCCCTGGCTTGCGGCGCCGTGATGCTGGCCCTGGCAGACACCCTGCTGCGCTGGCCCCAGCGGCCCGGCCGGCCGGCCCTGGTCGCCCTGACGGCTGCCTTTGCCTTTGGCCTTTCCCCCCTGGTGCTGCTCTGGGGCCGCATCGCCGTCAGTGATGCCCTGTTTTCAGGGCTCCTGGCCCTCAGCCTGCTGCTGGGTTGGCAGACCTATGCCCGGGGCCAGGGCTGGTGGCGTTGCTGGTTGCTGCTGGGCCTGGCGGTGCTGGCCAAGGGGCCGGTGGCAGTGGTTTTGCTGGGCCTGACCCTGCTGCTGTTTGGCTGGTTGCAGGCGGATATGGCCGGGCTCTGGCGGCGCCTGAGGCCCCTGCCTGGGCTGGCGATCACGGCTCTGGTGGCGCTTCCCTGGTACGGGGCCGCCCTGGTGGTGGCAGGGGAACCCTTCTGGCGCAGCTTTTTTGGCTACCACAACCTGCAGCGCTTCACGGTGGTGGTGAACAACCACCTGCAGCCCTGGTGGTTCTTCGTGCCGGTACTGGTGATCGCCAGCCTGCCGGCCACGCCCCTGCTGTTGCTGGGCCTGGCCCAGGGGGTGGGCCCCCTTCGCTGGAGCTGGCTGCCGGCGAAGCCCCTGGCGCCGGAACTCTCGCTGCAGCGTTTCGCGGCCTGCTGGTTGCTGGCGGTACTGCTGTTTTTCACCGCCGCGGCAACCAAGTTGCCCAGTTACTGGCTGCCGGCCACGCCGGCGGCGGCCCTGCTGATTGCCCTGGCAGCCCAGCGGGGGCAAGGCTGGGCCTGGCGACTCAGCCTTGCCCTTACGGCCGTGCTGGCGGCCGGTTGGCTGGCTTCTCCCCTCTGGGTGCCGCTGATCGTGGCGCCGGAGATCCCGGGCCTGGCGCCGGAGCTGCTGGCCGGCGGCTGGCTGTTGCTGGGCGGGGGGCTCTACGCCCTCGCCGTGGTTCTGGGCTTGGCTCAGGGGCGGAGCGGTGGCGCCGCCGCCCTGCTGGCGCTGCAGCTTCCCCTGCTTGCCTTTGTGCCCTTGGTGCTCCAACCTGCCTGGCAGCTAGGTGATCGGCTGCGGGGTCTGCCGGTGCGGCAGATGGCCTCGGCGCTGGTTCGGCAGGCCCGCCCCTCCGAACCGGTGGCGATGGTGGGGATGCTCAAGCCCTCCCTGCACTATTACGGCCGCCGGGTGGTGATCTACGAGGGGGCCGAGCCCCACAACCTGGTCAACCTGGCCGACCGGCTTCGGACCGAGACCCGCCCCGGCCAGCCAGCCAGCACCCCGGGCGAGCAGCCCACCCTGCTGATGGTGATCGATACCGGCACCGCCGCCCTGCCCTTCTGGCAGGGCCTCGAGCCCCAGCTGCTGGATCGCCTGGGCATCTATGGCCTCTGGCGCCTGGATCGCCGCCGGCTAGAGGGGCGGGCAGCCCAGCTGCAGCGGCAGGGGGTCGCCGCCGACTGGCGGCTGCCGCGCCCAGAGCGCTATTGAGTTAGCCGGTGGGGCGGGCTGCCAGGGCCAGCTGCTTCTGGCGGCAGAAGCTGCAGTGGCCCCAGCGGGCCATCTCCCCGGCCGGGGCCGGACTGCTGCAGCGGGGACAGGTGGCCATGCCGTGGACATCCACCCGGCTGGGGTGGGCTGCCCACACCTCCCCTTCCTGCAGACCGCCAGGGGGGGCGGCCGCCGCGGGGTGGTGTTGTTCCAGGCGCAGATCGCGCACGCTGAAGCCATTGGCGCGCAGGGCCCCCAGCAGCTGGTGCCGGTTGTATTGGAGGGCCTGGAGCCAGGGGCCCGGGGCCGCCCCCACGGTGAGCAGGCCGCTGTGCAGGCGCAGGGGCCTGCAGTGGGGGGCGAGCTGGGCGCCGGCGATGCGGGGCCAGGCCTGCCAGAGGGCCGCCAAGTGCCCGCCCTGCTGCCAGCGTTGCTCCAGCTCCCGCAGGCAGCTGGCCAGGCCGCTGGGGGGTGGGCGCGGAGCAGGAACCAGCAGGCTGAGGTTGCCGATCTGGCGGGTTTGCTGGCGGGAGGCCTTGGCCATGGGCTGACGTTATCGGGGGTGCGGCAATCCCGCTGGTAAACCGCGCCAAACTCTGGCTACCCTCAAGCATCGCCCCCCGCCAGCTTCGATGGGCTTCTTTGATCGCCTCAGCCGCCTGATTCGGGCCAACGCCAATGCGGCGGTGGGATCCATGGAGGATCCGGCCAAGATCCTCGACCAATCGGTGGCCGACATGCAGTCGGACCTGATCAAGTTGCGCCAGGCGGTGGCCACGGCTATCGCCAGCCAGAAGCGCATCCAGAACCAGGCAGAGCAGGCCGAATCCCAGGCAGCCACCTGGTATGAGCGAGCCGAGCTGGCGCTCAAAAAGGGTGAGGAAGACCTGGCCCGTGAGGCCCTCGGCCGTCGCAAGACCTGCCAGGACACCGCCACGGCCCTGAACACCCAGCTGCAGAGCCAGGCAGGCCAGGTGGAGCAGCTCAAAAAGAGCTTGATCACCCTCGAGAGCAGGATCGCCGAGGCCAAGACCAAAAAGGACATGCTCAAGGCCCGCGCCCAGGCGGCCCAGGCCCAGGAGCAGCTGCAGAGCGCCGTCGGCAGCCTTGGCACCAACAGCTCAATGGCGGCCTTCGAGCGGATGGAGGAAAAGGTGCAGACGCTGGAGGCTCGCAGCCAAGCGGCCGCCGAGCTGGCCGGTGCAGATCTGGAAAGCCAGTTTGCGGCCCTGGAGGGGGCGCCCGAGGTGGACGATGAACTTGCGGCGCTGAAGAACCGCCTGGCCGGCGGAGTGGCGGCCCCCCAGCTGGAGCCCGTCAAGGTGAGTGAGCTCGATCCCGAGCTCGAGCAGCTGAAGCGCTCGATCGACAAGCTCTGAGGCCCCTGGCCATCCAACTGGGGCTTCCCTCTCCATACAATCGGGGTTCTACCAGTTGTTTGCGGGGCCTTGCCGTGTCCGTTGTTCAGCTCACCGACGCCAATTTTCAAACCGAGGTGCTGGATGCTGCTGGCCCAGTGCTGGTTGATGTTTGGGCCCAGTGGTGTGGTCCCTGCAGGCTGATGGCGCCGATGATGAATTGGCTGGACGCCGAATACACCGGCCGCCTTGCGGTGGGCAAGCTGGAGGCCGATGGCAACCCCACCATCCGCGATTCCCTGCAGATCCAGGGTCTGCCGACCCTGATTCTGTTCAAGGGCGGCCAAGAGCTGGCTCGCCACGAGGGTGCCATGGCCAAGCCCCAGCTCCAGGCATTTGTGGATGCCCATCTCTGAGCGGCTCTCTCGGCTGGGCAGCGGCGTCTTTGCCCGCAACGACCAGCGCAAGTCCGCCTACGTGGCCAGGGCTTTGGAGCTAGGGATGCCAGAGCTGGTGGATCTCTCGCTCGGCTCCACCGACCTGCAACCCCCTGCCGTGGCGATCGAGGCGATGGCTGCCCAGTTGGCAGCGCCGGCAAGCTCAGCCTACTGCCTCCATGGGGCCACTCTCCCCTTCCGCCTGGCCGTGGCCGCCTGGGCCCAGCAGCGTTTTGGGGTGGCGGTGGATCCGGAAACGGAGGTGCTGCTGCTGGTGGGATCCCAGGAGGGCACGGCCCACCTGCCGCTGGCGGTGCTGAATCCGGGCGATCGGGCCCTGCTGCTCGATCCCTACTACCCCTCCCACATGGGCGGTCTGCATTTGGCATCGGCCGAGCCGGTGTTGCTGCGGCTGGATGGGGCGGCGGGGTGGCGGCCCGATTTCGACGCTCTTGGCGCCACCGAGTGGGATGTCCTGAAGTTGATGGTGCTCGGTTTTCCCCACAACCCCACCGCTACCACCGGCGAGCAGGCCTGGGTTGATCGGGCCGCCGAGCTGGCCCTGCGCCACGGCGTTGTGTTCGCCCATGACAACCCCTACGTAGACCTGGCCCTCGATGGCGAGGCGCCGGCGCTGCTGCGCTCCCCCCACTGGCGTGGCTGCGGGATCGAATTTTTCTCCCTCTCGAAGGGCTGGTGCCTGGGTGGTTATCGCCTTGCCTTTGCGATTGGGGCTGAGTGGTTGATCACCGCCCTGCGCCAACTCAAGGGGGTGGTGGATTTCAACCAGTCGCTGGCCCTGCAGGCCGGGGCGATCGCTGCCCTGCAGCAGGCGCCCCACTGCCCCGAGCAGCTGCGCACGACCTACCTTCAGCGCCGCGATGGGATGGCGGCCGCCCTGGAGGCCGTGGGCTGGCCGGTGCAGCTGCCATCGATGGCGCTCTACCTCTGGCTTCAGGTGCCGCCCCAGGCCGCCGGCATGGGCTCGGAGGCCTTTTGCGCCGCCCTGCTCGAGGCCACGGGCGTGGCGCTGACGCCCGGCAATGGCTTCGGCCCCGGTGGGGAGGGCTGGCTGCGGCTGGCCCTGGTGCAGCCGCTGGCAGAGCTGGAGGCCGCTGCCGCCCGCATCGGCGTCTGGCTGGCTGGTCTTTGAGCTGGCAGCTGCGCCGTTTGCCGGTGTGTGCCAGCACGGAACTGGAGCTGGATCGCTGGCTGGCCCAGCGCCAGGGCCTTGGCTTGCCGCTGGCCAAGCTTGCTGTGCAGGCTGGGCGCCAGCGCTTCGGCCACGGCCAGCAGGGACGCCCCTGGCAGTCACCGGCCGGTGGACTCTGGCTCAGTGCGGCCTTCCCCTGGGCCGGGGCTTTGCCTAGCTCGGCGGCCCTGGGGCTGGCGGTGGCGGTGGGGCTGGCCCAGCAGTTGGAGCAGCTGGGGGTGCCGGTGCAGTTGAAGTGGCCCAACGACCTGCTGGTGCACAACCGCAAGCTGGCGGGCCTGCTGCCGCGGCTACGGCTGCGGGGTGGCTCTATCCGCTGGGCCCAGGTAGGCCTGGGCTTGAACGGTTGCAACCGGGTGCCCGCCGCCGCGATCTCCCTTGCCCAGGCCCTGGGTGCCCGGCGCTGCCATCCCCAGGCCCGTCCCCAGAGGTTGCTGATCAGGCTCCTAGCCGCCTGCGACTGGGCCTCCGCCCACGCCAACGAGCCCGAGCTGGTGCGCAGCGCCGCCGAGGCCAGGCTGTGGCGGCCGGTGGCTGGCTGGCCCCACGGGGGTGATAGCTGGCAGGTGGTGGGTTTGGATGGCAGCGGTCGCCTGCGCCTGGCTCTGGGCAACCGCCAGGTGGCCCTGCAGCGCCATTTCTGAGCATCTCCAGCCCGCCGGCCAGCTTTGGCGGTGCCGGTGCCTACCCTTGGGAGCCGAGTTTTTTGCTTGCCTGAGATGGTCCAGCGTTTGCCAGCTGTGGCGATCGCACTAGCAGTGGCGGCGATGGTTGGCCGGGCCATGGCCCAGCTTCCGCCACCTCCAGTTGAGCCGCCCATAGCTGAGCAGCCAGTTGAGGAGCCAGCCCAGCAGCAAGCGCTTCCCCCCAGGGCGGCACCGCTGCGGCCCGATCCGGCGGTGCTGCCGAGCCGCCCCCCCACCCGCTTTGATGCCTCCCTCGATTCGCTTGTGCGCGATGGGGTGGTGTCCCCGGCGGAGCGGGCCCGGATTCGCAGCGGCTCCGGCATGACCCCCTTCAATGTGCCGGCCCACCAGCAGGCCTGCCGCAGCGGTGCCCTCTCCCAGCAGGAATGCAGCAGCGGCGTGGTGGTGCGCTGGCGAGGTCGCCTCAACGGAGGCAGCGGCCTGGTCGCCGGCGAGGTGCCGGGCGGCTTTGCCAGCCCCCTGCCCCCCCTGACCGTGCCGGTTTCAGCCCTGC
Protein-coding regions in this window:
- a CDS encoding type II toxin-antitoxin system PemK/MazF family toxin, whose amino-acid sequence is MTPRRLRGTWIPERGELIWIDHNPLAGRELRDHHPFLVLSSATFNSAVGLVVGCAMTSAPYNQGSSMAVDLGPIPDRPDAHSYVLCHQLKSSDWKVRGARPHPMGVVPAEQLQQVQEIVAQILGFCP
- a CDS encoding AbrB/MazE/SpoVT family DNA-binding domain-containing protein, with translation MSIGGVPAAGPSRQALRRWGNSLGVRLPVAIARAAHLQEDQDIELSVVEDGVLIRPIQPRLSLEQRLAAYVPMPPEPVEAMAWEPLGAEAT
- a CDS encoding glycosyltransferase family 32 protein — protein: MNSIKDAAAGHEYKCYSDSMIALFLRDNFGVDVLAAYRQLRPYSFKADMARYCILYRFGGWYIDAGMQWCLPSFDVNSQVELIAFRDMQEFLGNSWACAPSIIYAKPKHPALKLVLERVMSNIRNRYYGLTPLCPTGPIPWGAALAQTGLSKGLVMGDFKHTTPSYQHKNTCCLLPSGQIVARWKPLLPAGGRLSDTANKGLNNYMSLWKDKNVYCDEDDD
- a CDS encoding IS5 family transposase is translated as MGQRGFWDEQQRVEKLKTKKPVLERLSQSIPWESFRPLLERGYAQERKSNAGRRRIDPLILFKMLVLQPLFNLSDDDTEFQVNDRRSFEEFVGLGVMNDIPDATTIAFFRERLRKAGVIEELFEKFEAYLRSQGLEARGGQIIDATLVPVPRQRNSREDNKEIKENRMPEGWDEISNLLQQKDLDARWVKKNGINHYGYKNSICIDVEHGFIRRYAVTPANIHDSQMLPMLLDPENTDDYVWADSAFAGERFEDLLDLGGFESCIHEKGSRNHPLSDAAKERNRIKSAIRACVEHVFGCMSMSMGGKMTRKIGLEKNKAWWGLKNLTFNFLRYLLRANRAFALE
- a CDS encoding glycosyltransferase family 39 protein, with the protein product MAPPPVASLQRRQVLLITAAVALVLFGWQLGSSGLVDETAPLFAASARAMAETGDWLIPRVNGLPRFDKPPLVYWAMGMLYALPGQELWNPLGTWAARLPSALACGAVMLALADTLLRWPQRPGRPALVALTAAFAFGLSPLVLLWGRIAVSDALFSGLLALSLLLGWQTYARGQGWWRCWLLLGLAVLAKGPVAVVLLGLTLLLFGWLQADMAGLWRRLRPLPGLAITALVALPWYGAALVVAGEPFWRSFFGYHNLQRFTVVVNNHLQPWWFFVPVLVIASLPATPLLLLGLAQGVGPLRWSWLPAKPLAPELSLQRFAACWLLAVLLFFTAAATKLPSYWLPATPAAALLIALAAQRGQGWAWRLSLALTAVLAAGWLASPLWVPLIVAPEIPGLAPELLAGGWLLLGGGLYALAVVLGLAQGRSGGAAALLALQLPLLAFVPLVLQPAWQLGDRLRGLPVRQMASALVRQARPSEPVAMVGMLKPSLHYYGRRVVIYEGAEPHNLVNLADRLRTETRPGQPASTPGEQPTLLMVIDTGTAALPFWQGLEPQLLDRLGIYGLWRLDRRRLEGRAAQLQRQGVAADWRLPRPERY
- a CDS encoding DUF721 domain-containing protein; its protein translation is MAKASRQQTRQIGNLSLLVPAPRPPPSGLASCLRELEQRWQQGGHLAALWQAWPRIAGAQLAPHCRPLRLHSGLLTVGAAPGPWLQALQYNRHQLLGALRANGFSVRDLRLEQHHPAAAAPPGGLQEGEVWAAHPSRVDVHGMATCPRCSSPAPAGEMARWGHCSFCRQKQLALAARPTG
- a CDS encoding PspA/IM30 family protein — translated: MGFFDRLSRLIRANANAAVGSMEDPAKILDQSVADMQSDLIKLRQAVATAIASQKRIQNQAEQAESQAATWYERAELALKKGEEDLAREALGRRKTCQDTATALNTQLQSQAGQVEQLKKSLITLESRIAEAKTKKDMLKARAQAAQAQEQLQSAVGSLGTNSSMAAFERMEEKVQTLEARSQAAAELAGADLESQFAALEGAPEVDDELAALKNRLAGGVAAPQLEPVKVSELDPELEQLKRSIDKL